The genomic DNA TGGCGATATGCTGCGTCAGAAAGAGTTTCACCGTCAACAACAGTAATAAAACGCGTTACGCCATCTTCAAATTGAAGTGCAACATTATGGTTTGACATGGCAAGTATCCTACAAATGAGTTAAAACATCAGGTGGCCCGGGCCAACATTCCATTGGGCCAAGGCCGGTTTTTAAATCTAATCAGCTTAGATGTGGTAAACATCAATAACTTGGTTGATATAGTCGTTTTTCAGTACCACGTACTTGTTCAGGATTTTTGGCTGTTCGCCAGAGAAATCGATCACATAACGCGACATACCGAAGTAGCTGTAGTTTTTCTTGTAACGGAAACTCAAAGTATTCCAGTTAAAACGTACAGTCACCTGGTCACCGTTTTGTTCCACAGTTTCAATGTTGCTGATGTTGTGGCTGGTACGGGTATCCGGCATGGTTGCTGAAGAACGTTCAGTCTTAATGCGGAATACACGGTCTTCCAAACCTTGACGGTCCGGATAGAAAATCAGGGAGATCTCAGACTGTGGATCTTCAGTCAAGGTGTCATTGTCGTCCCAGGCTGGCATCCAGAACTGTGCATTCGGAGCGTAGCACTCTAACCAGTTATCCCATTGCTCGTCGTCCAGGAAGCGCGCTTCGCGGTAAAGGAATTGAGCAATATTTTCTAAAGTAATCGCGCTCATGCTTGTTCTCCTGCAGCAGCAATCTCTTTTTCAGCAGCAATTGCTTTTTTCATCAGTTTCAACCAGAACTCGTGTTGAGCCAGGTATAGACCTTCGTCTTCAGTTTTAACGCCAGAAAGTTTTGGTTTTAAACCGATTTCATTGGCAGCATCATCCGGACCTTGGATCCAGTGTTTAGAACCGCGGCTCATATCATTCCATTCAAGCGCGATACCTTGGTAGCCTGCTTGACATGCGCGGAATTCTTCTAGGTCATCCGGAGTTGCCATACCAGACGCGTTGAAGAAGTCTTCGTATTGACGGATACGACGTGCACGTGCTTCAGGTGCTTCACCTTTAGGCGCGATACAGTAAATGGTTACTTCAGTCTTATCGACAGAGATCGGGCGCAGTACACGGATTTGTGAACCGAACTGATCCATGAAGTAAACGTTTGGATAGATACACAGGTTACGAGAACGCTCGATCATCCATTTCGCCATAGCTGCACCGTATTTCTCGGTGTATTCGTCTTTTTTCGGGAAGTTTGGACGGTCTTCCGGGTTTGCCCATTGCGTCCAAAGGAGCATGTGGCCGTTTTCAAAACCGTAAGAACCACCGCCTTGTTTACCCCAAGAACCAGCACTCATCGCACGGATGTTGTCGCCGCCTTGTTTTTCTTTGCGTTGCTGAGTTGTCGCAGCATAGTTCCAGTGAACAGCAGAAACGTGGTAACCATCGGCACCATTTTCAGCAGTCAGTTTCCAGTTGCCTTCATACGTGTAGGTAGACGCACCACGAAGAACTTCCAGACCTTCTTCAGACTGACCTACGATCATGTCGATGATTTTGGTTGCTTCACCAAGGTATTCTTCAAGAGAAGGAACGTCCGGGTTCAAGCTACCGAACAGGAAGCCTTTGTAGTTTTCAAAACGTGCAACTTTTTTCAGGTCGTGTGAACCTTCTTTGTTGAAGCAGTCAGAATAACCGGCATCAGAAGGATCTTTAACTTTTAACAACTTACCAGAGTTGTTGAATGTCCAGCCGTGGAAAGGGCAGGTATAAGTTGCTTTGTTACCGCGTTTGTAACGGCAA from Acinetobacter sp. CS-2 includes the following:
- the benA gene encoding benzoate 1,2-dioxygenase large subunit, producing the protein MPRIPVINTSHLDRIDELLVENYETGEFKLHRSVFTDEALFDLEMKYIFEGNWVYLAHESQIPNINDYYTTNIGRQPIIIARNRNGELNAMINACSHRGAELCRYKRGNKATYTCPFHGWTFNNSGKLLKVKDPSDAGYSDCFNKEGSHDLKKVARFENYKGFLFGSLNPDVPSLEEYLGEATKIIDMIVGQSEEGLEVLRGASTYTYEGNWKLTAENGADGYHVSAVHWNYAATTQQRKEKQGGDNIRAMSAGSWGKQGGGSYGFENGHMLLWTQWANPEDRPNFPKKDEYTEKYGAAMAKWMIERSRNLCIYPNVYFMDQFGSQIRVLRPISVDKTEVTIYCIAPKGEAPEARARRIRQYEDFFNASGMATPDDLEEFRACQAGYQGIALEWNDMSRGSKHWIQGPDDAANEIGLKPKLSGVKTEDEGLYLAQHEFWLKLMKKAIAAEKEIAAAGEQA
- the benB gene encoding benzoate 1,2-dioxygenase small subunit, translating into MSAITLENIAQFLYREARFLDDEQWDNWLECYAPNAQFWMPAWDDNDTLTEDPQSEISLIFYPDRQGLEDRVFRIKTERSSATMPDTRTSHNISNIETVEQNGDQVTVRFNWNTLSFRYKKNYSYFGMSRYVIDFSGEQPKILNKYVVLKNDYINQVIDVYHI